Proteins found in one Limanda limanda chromosome 18, fLimLim1.1, whole genome shotgun sequence genomic segment:
- the mfsd4b gene encoding sodium-dependent glucose transporter 1: MSSSAGKKKHVRFASMEEEEEDNEQEEDTLFDKRQDGGSGRGLKSALKAAKRATNPGCDDRVQVVGGGRGGSGACGRWMVTLVLSASFLGLGMSISVLGPTFEDLAVNLKKNISNLSYIFVGRSAGYIGGSLVGGLLFDCMSPHLLLGLSMLVTSFGMCAIPFCTQALLLTLLMSSIGMSMGVLDTGGNVLILQTWGEQGGPHLQALHFSFAAGAFVSPIIAKLLFGPDGNNSMGPTPTNSTPPVTTEQIPTVSDAHTFISFIHSRSSTLKSMWAYIVIGSFVGLISFLFFFLYTRSSMSRDKARTSSGKPLVAKHHTALVVLLFFFFFGYVGAEVAYGTFIFNFAKDYAHMQQSQAAGLNSLFWATFAAGRGFAIFFAACAYPGTLILFSLVGSTISSLLLCLFSTEKVVLWVCTGLYGASMSTIFPSGISWMEQYTTVTGNTAAVFVVGSALGEMVLPALVGFLGKFYHYPLLMYLSLITATFTSILFPVMYKLASAPNGQSRKPRSKGRPEADDSEFRQALLDSGANDEEEEEEPDMEADQWNDADFEVIEMDDTASLLSSPSKAASPPEVSGVMEPLSTGAASSSDSISLAGDSPRSKLLLSDREKRD, translated from the exons ATGTCCTCATCCGCGGGGAAAAAGAAGCACGTTCGGTTCGccagcatggaggaggaggaggaggacaacgagcaggaggaggacaccCTGTTCGACAAGAGGCAGGACGGCGGCTCCGGGCGGGGACTGAAGAGCGCGCTGAAGGCGGCCAAGAGGGCGACGAACCCGGGATGCGATGACCGGGTGCAGGTGGTCGGCGGAGGGAGGGGCGGGTCCGGAGCGTGCGGCCGCTGGATGGTCACCCTGGTTCTCTCCGCTTCCTTCCTGGGCCTG GGGATGAGTATCTCAGTTCTTGGCCCCACGTTTGAAGACCTGGCTGTGAATTTGAAGAAGAACATCAGCAACCTGTCCTACATCTTCGTGGGTCGCTCTGCAGGATACATAGGAGGATCCCTCGTAGGGGGCCTTCTCTTCGACTGCATGAGCCCCCACCTGCTGCTTG GTTTATCGATGCTGGTCACATCCTTTGGAATGTGTGCCATCCCGTTCTGTACGCAGGCTTTGCTCCTCACCCTGCTCATGTCCAGCATTGGGATGTCTATGGGCGTTCTGGACACAG gtgGGAACGTGCTCATCCTGCAGACCTGGGGGGAGCAGGGAGGCCCTCACTTGCAGGCTCTGCACTTCAGCTTTGCTGCTGGGGCCTTTGTGTCTCCAATCATAGCAAAGCTGCTGTTTGGGCCAGATGGAAACAACAGCATGGGACCCACACCCACCAATTCAACACCTCCTGTCACCACAGAACAAATCCCCACCGTCTCCGATGCTCACACATTCATTAGCTTCATccacagcaggagcagcaccCTCAAGTCCATGTGGGCCTACATTGTGATCGGCTCTTTTGTCGGTCTCATCtcgttcctcttcttcttcctctacaCCCGCAGCAGCATGTCCCGTGACAAAGCTCGCACGTCGTCAGGAAAGCCCCTGGTGGCCAAGCACCACACCGCTCTTGTtgtcctgctcttcttctttttctttggctACGTAGGTGCTGAGGTGGCATACGGGACCTTCATCTTCAACTTTGCCAAGGACTACGCACACATGCAACAGTCACAGGCAGCCGGTTTGAACTCGTTGTTCTGGGCAACGTTTGCTGCCGGTCGAGGGTTTGCCATCTTCTTTGCGGCGTGTGCCTACCCAGGGACCCTGATCCTGTTCAGCCTGGTGGGCTCCACCATCTCCTCGctgctcctctgcctcttcAGCACGGAGAAAGTGGTCTTGTGGGTTTGCACTGGTCTCTATGGAGCCTCCATGTCCACCATCTTCCCCAGTGGCATCTCCTGGATGGAGCAGTACACAACAGTGACGGGCAACACAGCAGCTGTGTTTGTGGTGGGCTCAGCACTGGGTGAGATGGTGCTGCCTGCTCTTGTAGGCTTCCTGGGAAAGTTCTACCATTACCCCTTACTGATGTACCTGTCACTCATCACCgccaccttcacctccatcctctTCCCTGTCATGTACAAGCTGGCCTCTGCCCCAAATGGCCAGAGCAGGAAACCCCGCAGCAAGGGTCGACCCGAAGCCGACGACAGCGAATTCCGTCAGGCGCTGCTGGATTCAGGAGccaatgatgaagaagaggaggaggagccggacATGGAGGCGGATCAGTGGAATGATGCAGACTTTGAGGTGATTGAGATGGACGACACAGCGAGTCTCCTGAGTTCACCCAGCAAGGCTGCGTCTCCCCCCGAGGTCAGCGGTGTGATGGAGCCTCTGTCCACAGGGgcagcctcctcctcagactccaTCTCTCTGGCGGGAGACTCCCCCAGAAGCAagctgctgctctcagacagagagaagagagactgA